A segment of the Candidatus Nitrososphaera gargensis Ga9.2 genome:
TCGGTAATTCCGCTATCTGAGGGAAGTGAAATGAAATCCACTGCGCCGCTGTCAAGGCATTCAAAGATGATGTTGTTGTTCTTATCGTCGCCGCTATCACCATAGCTGCTTACCACGATAATTGGGATTGGCCTGTCTCTAGTCATCACCTTGTCGATAAACGTGACTCCGTCAAGGTTTGGCATTTCAAGATCAAGAAGAATCAGATCAGGATCTGCTTGGTCCAGCTTTCTTAACGCGTCCTCGCCGTCACGCGCGGTTTCACACAGGTCGAATCCATTGTGCGACCGGATGACATTGCAGAGATATTCTCTGATCATGCGGGAATCATTGACAACCATGACCCTAGTTTTGCGGCTGTTTTGGATCAAATGCAGTTCTACCTACTCCTTAATACTCTGTTCACGACCGTGGCCACTATACCACGGTCGAAGGGTTTGACTACATAGTCCTTTGCACCCAGCTTGATCGCCTCTTGAACAACATGCTTTTGATCCACCGAGGTGACCATCACGACTTTGGCAGCAGGGTTTATCTGCAAAATCATACGAAGCGCCTGAATTCCGTCTGTGCCAGGCATATTGATATCCATTGTAACAAGGTCTGGCCTATGCTGCTGGTACGCGCTTACAGCCGTAGCGCCGTCGCCAGCCTCCACGATATTCTGAAAGCCACTTGCCGTTAGGATGTCCTTGAGCACAACGCGCATAAAGGAGGCGTCGTCTACGACCAGTACCTTTGCAGATCCTCTATACGACATCTCTACTGGTTCGCCTCCACTATCTTCTTTTGACCAGAAAGCGTAGGTATGTCGTCCAAAGATTTGCCATTGCCGCTAGTCGGGACATGATCTTCCAGGGGGCCTTCATTTGCGAACAGAAGCCGCAGATCCAAAAGAACGTACAGGTCTCCCTTTAGCTTCGCTATTCCTTTGATATACGGTGCAGTTTCAGACAACACAGACGGCACAGGCTCGATATCGCCTGCCGAGATCTCTATCACCTGGTCGACTTCATCGACCAAAAGGCCAATTATGCTCTGCCCTATTTGAGCAACTATTATGCGGTCGCTTGTTCCAGAGGTGCCAGAAGCGGCATCGGAGCTAATTCCAAGCATCTTCCTCATGTCGATAATTGTTATTATCTTACCCCTCAGGTTCATCACACCTTTCACATGAGTTGGTGCACCTGGAACTCGGGTGACATCTTCTAAGGTACCTATCTCTTGGACCTGCTCAACGCTGACTCCATAGTCAGTCTTTTTCTTTGTATTGGCGTCGCTAAGGCTAAACACGACTATCTTTGAATGCGGATTTATGCCTGCCTGATCTTTTGCCGACAAGAGCCCTATTCCCCCCTATTTTCCGCCTCTGCGGACTGCTGTATTTTTTCTACGATATGGTTTGGCACTTTGAACCGTGAAAGCATTTCTTGCAGGGATCTGCCGAGGCTGTTAAGGTCATGTATGGCATTGCTTATTTCCTGCATGCCGGCGGCTTCTTCTTCTGTTGCGGCCGCGCACTCTTCAGTCGCTGCAGCATTTTCTTCAGCCACCGATGCAATGTCAGCGGCTCTCTTGCTAACCTCGCTGACAGCGCTGACTTGGCTCTGCAGGAGAATTGACAGCTCTTTTATGGTGCCGTCAACCATCTGGGCTCTTTTGGCAATATCTTCAAGAGCTTGCAGCGCCTTGTTGATTACGATCCTGCCTTCGGCGATCTCTTTCATCCCTACTTCTATGGTCTCAACCGTATGACGGGCGTCCTGCTGCACCTTGCTTATGATTGCCTCTATTTCTTCGGACGACTTGGCCGTCCCTTCAGCAAGATCCTTTACTTCGTTTGCCACTACTGCAAAGCCCTTGCCGGCTTCGCCTGCCCTGGCGGCCTCTATCGCTGCATTCAGTGCAAGCAAATTCGTTTTGCCAGCAATTTTCCTGATAACATCAAGAACCGATGAAATCTTGTCACAGCGATCAGCCAGATTGCGTATATTCTCCGCAGAATCATGGGAGATATTGATTATTCTGGCAATTTTTTCTTCGGCGGCCGTTGCAGATCGGGAGCCTATCGATGAAGCCTTGCCTACGGATGCCGACATATCTGCAGCCTTTGCCATCTTGACGGCAAGCTTTTTCATGCCACCGTCCAAGTCCTCGGTAAGTTTGTTAATAGCATCGATTTCCTCTGCCTGCTGCTGCGAGCCTTTTGCGATCTGCTGGATCGTAGTAGATATCTGCTGTACCGAAGTGTTCACTTGGTCTGTGGCATTGGCCAGTTCAGTTGAAGTAGAAATGATGTTGTTTGAAGCAGCCGTTGCCTGTGACACTACGTTTCGGAAGCCGGCTACCGCGTTGCCGATATTTTTTTGCAGTTCCCCGATAATTCCATCACCATCCCTAGCAACATCTTTCATGAGGTTGCCTCCTGCAATTTCTTTTAGAAATTCATTGAGATCCGCTATTCTTTCCTCGTCGCTTGATGATTGTACTGTGGCTATCATTTTCTGGTGTCCCTCTTTTTCTCTTTTTGCCAAAGTCGCTCACCTTTGTTTGCTATCGCTTTTCTTTGGCAGTTTTTGTATTATCAGAGAGTGCCAGCCTGATGCATAGGTCTCGTAGCCTGGAGAAAACGCATGTGCTATGCAGCACTCACCATTCTCATATGTAGTGATGACAAAGCCTTTCTTTTCTGCAAGGAGCGTCTCCATACCGGAGAACTGGATGCGGCTTTCGAGCATTTTCCTACGTGAGTCTGCGAGGATAAGCCCGTCGCTGTCAATAATGCAGATTCGTGAGTTGGCTCTTTCCTCCTCATTGAGCGGTGTGTCTTCGATTATCTTTTGTGCCAGTGCTTCCCAGTTAAAGATCACACCAAGAACTCCTATTACTCTGTCCTCTTCGGTCTGGTCATGC
Coding sequences within it:
- a CDS encoding chemotaxis protein CheW; amino-acid sequence: MSAKDQAGINPHSKIVVFSLSDANTKKKTDYGVSVEQVQEIGTLEDVTRVPGAPTHVKGVMNLRGKIITIIDMRKMLGISSDAASGTSGTSDRIIVAQIGQSIIGLLVDEVDQVIEISAGDIEPVPSVLSETAPYIKGIAKLKGDLYVLLDLRLLFANEGPLEDHVPTSGNGKSLDDIPTLSGQKKIVEANQ
- a CDS encoding methyl-accepting chemotaxis protein encodes the protein MAKREKEGHQKMIATVQSSSDEERIADLNEFLKEIAGGNLMKDVARDGDGIIGELQKNIGNAVAGFRNVVSQATAASNNIISTSTELANATDQVNTSVQQISTTIQQIAKGSQQQAEEIDAINKLTEDLDGGMKKLAVKMAKAADMSASVGKASSIGSRSATAAEEKIARIINISHDSAENIRNLADRCDKISSVLDVIRKIAGKTNLLALNAAIEAARAGEAGKGFAVVANEVKDLAEGTAKSSEEIEAIISKVQQDARHTVETIEVGMKEIAEGRIVINKALQALEDIAKRAQMVDGTIKELSILLQSQVSAVSEVSKRAADIASVAEENAAATEECAAATEEEAAGMQEISNAIHDLNSLGRSLQEMLSRFKVPNHIVEKIQQSAEAENRGE
- a CDS encoding response regulator is translated as MSYRGSAKVLVVDDASFMRVVLKDILTASGFQNIVEAGDGATAVSAYQQHRPDLVTMDINMPGTDGIQALRMILQINPAAKVVMVTSVDQKHVVQEAIKLGAKDYVVKPFDRGIVATVVNRVLRSR